In the genome of Synechococcus sp. CB0101, the window TAATCGGCGTTGATACGCACGTATTGATCCGATAGGTCGCATCCCCAGGCGCAGCCGCTGCCGGAGCCAGCGCCAACCTGGATGCGGATCAGCACCGTGTCGTCGTGCAGATAGGTGCCAGCCGCCCGATCACGCATGTAGGCCGAAGCTGCAGGGCGATCAAAGGGGAGGGGCTGGCCAGCGGCCATCAGTTGGTGATCACCCAGCCAAAGGGCCACCGCATCAGGGTCCATGGGCACACCGGCGCGGCCGGCGGCCGCCACGATCCGTCCCCAGTTGGGGTCGCGGCCATGCACCGCACACTTCACGAGCGAGGAGCCGCAGATGGTGCGGGCAATCGCACGCGCTGCAGCGTCATCGCTAGCCCCCTCCACTTGCACCTCCAGCAGACAGGTGGCGCCCTCGCCATCGCGAGCGATGGCTTTGGCCAGGTGTTGCGACACCGCCGTTAGGCCGGCCTCCAACGCCTCGAAATGCTCGGGGTTCAGGGGCTCGCCGGCTGCAAATGCCAGGTACGTGTCGTTGGTGCTGGTGTCGCCGTCCACCGTGATCGCATTGAAGGAGCGATCCACCGCCCGCTGCACCATCGCCTGCCACACCTCTGCCGGCACTCCGGCATCGCAGCTGAGGTAGCCGAGCATGGTGGCCATGTTCGGATGGATCATTCCCGAGCCCTTGGCCATGCCGCCGATCCGTACGGTGCGGCCGCCGAGATTGGCCTCGAGGGCGATCTGCTTGTCGATCAAGTCGGTGGTGAGAATCGCCGTGGCAGCTGCTGCCCCCCCTTCGGAGCTGAGCGCTTCGGCCAGGGGATCGATCCCCGCCAAGAGGGTGTCCATGGGGATCGGCACACCGATCACACCGGTGGAGCAGATCAGCACCTCCTCGGCAGCCAACCCCAGCCGATCGGCCATGGCCTGGGTGGCGCGCTGGCTGTCGATCAGGCCACGATCGCCCGTGCAGGCATTGGCCTGACCGGAATTGGTCAGCACCGCCCGGGCCCGGCCACCGTTGGCCTGCAGCCGCTCGGCGCAGAGATCCACGCAAGCCGCGCGCACCAGTGAGGTGGTGAACGTGCCGGCGCAAACCGCCCCTTCCGGGGCCAGCAACAGAGACAGATCAGGCTTACCGGAAGCCTTCAGGCCTGCGGTGATCCCAGCGGCCTGGAAACCCTCAGGGGCCGTGATGCCGCCGGGGATGAACTGCCAGGGATGCGTCACGGCCGGCGCTGCTTGCTCGAATCCTGCGATTCTGAGCGCTGATCGGCCGCTCGCCTGCTGCGCCCATGGCCTCCTCGCCCCGCTGGAACGGCCCGCAACGCCGCATTGGTCTCACCGGCGGCATTGCCAGCGGCAAGAGCACCGTGGCCCGCTGGTTGGCGGAGCAGGGGTTGCCTGTGCTGGATGCGGATGTGTATGCCCGGGAGGCCTTGGCTCCTGGCAGCGCTACTGCCCTAGCGGTGCTCCAGCGGTATGGGGAGGCGGTGCAGGCTGAAGGGAGTGTGCCCAGCGCCGGCGTTCTGGATCGGGGGGCCCTGGGGCGGATCGTGTTTGACGATCCCCTGGAGCGGCAGTGGCTCGAGCGCTTGGTGCATCCCCTGGTGCGAGACCGGTTCGAAACCGCTTTGGCGAACTTGGCGGGCGCTCCAACGGTGGTGCTGGTGATCCCGCTGCTGTTTGAAGCAGGCCTGGAAGCCCTGTGCAGCGAGATCTGGCTTGTGGATTGCGAGCCAGCGCAACAGCTGCAGCGGCTCATGGCACGGGATGAGCTCAGCCCCGAAGCGGCAGAGGCACGGATCAACGCCCAGTGGCCTCTGGAGCGCAAGCGCCCCATGGCGGACTGGGTGATTGATAACCGTTCAGCCACCAGCGACCTGCCAAGCCAGCTAACCGCTCAACTGCGGCCATCAACGCCAACCTGACGAGGACGCGTTGCGAGCGGCCAACACTTGGCGGGCATCCGCACAGGAACGCGCCTGAGCGAAGGCCACCCCTGGATTGCTTTCGCAGGAAGCCCACTCAGCAGCTGTGAAGCAGCCCGGGGAAATCGCCATACAGGCGATATTGGCGTCTTCGGAGCGGAACGTTGTGGCACGCGGTTGCACCTGGCTGCCCAGCTCGCGGTGAGCCTGAAGCAGGCTTTTCAGGAGTGGGCTACTGAGCAGAGGGCGGCGAACGGCGGGGCGTTCGGGCTCGATCTGCTCAGCCGGTGCACAGGCCTGATGCCTGAGCAGAAAGCCAGTGCCATCCACCGTGAGTCCCAACTGCTGGGAGGCGCAGGGCTGGACTGGCTGTGCCACCGCTGGAAGGGCCAACACCAAACCCGGAGCCGCGCAGGCCGCCAAGAATGCGGCAACGGGACGGAGAAATCGGAAAGAAGCGTGCATGGTGCTCAATGCGAAGAAATGGTGAACTGGGCGCTCCGGGCGCTTCATCGGGCAGGCACCATCACGTAGCCGCCCTGGGGATAACCGGGCATCGGCTGCACGGGCTGCAGCACGGATGCATTGGTGTATGTGTTCCCACCCTGCTGTTGGGCCAGCTGCAACTTCAACTTGAGCAGCTCAATCTCCTGCTGCTGCCGCATCAGCTCCAGCTCCGTGGCACTGGGAGCAGCAACTTTCTGAGCCGGCTGGGTCTGGGGTTGAGACTGACGGTTCTGGGCGTTCATGATCAGACCCGTGATCAGATTGCCTCCCAATCCAATCAATTGGCCCTGGGTGGCGTGCTGACGGTCGCGGGCATTTTCCTTGGATTGCCAGTCGCGGGCGGCAGCACAATCACGGCCTGCAGCATCAAAACGGCCACCATTACCGGAGATGCTCACCGAACCGGAATCACAGGCGCCATAGATCCCGAAGTTCTGGGCGTGGGCGGCAGGTGAAGCGATCGACAGGGCAGTACCACCAGCAACGAGAGCGGCGGCAGCGAAGGATTGAAGAGTCATGGGTCTGAGGGTTGTGCGTGAGTGAAGCGGTTGGGCTGTTCCCTTCCGATGAACACAGCCTCGCCGCGATCAAGATCTCAACCGTTGACCAAAAACAAGTTCAAGGGTGATCTTGCTCACAGGGAGCAGCTGCAATAAAAAGCCCCGGCACAATGTGCCGGGGCTTTTGCGTCTGCGGTAAGAATCGAATCACTAGCGCACAGGCACCATCACCACCCCACCCGAGGGATAGCCGGGCATGGGCTGCACCTGTTGCACCTGAACGCTGGCGCCGTAGGAATTCTGCTGCTGAGACAGCTGCAACTTCAACTTGAGCAGCTCAATCTCCTGCTGCTGCCGCATCAGCTCCAGCTCCGTGGCACTGGGAGCAGCAACTTGCTGAGCCGGCTGGGGCTGGGGTTGAGACTGACGGTTCTGGGCGTTCATGATCAGACCCGTGATCAGATTGCCTCCCAGTCCAATCAATTGGCCCTGGGTGGCATGCTGACGATCGCGGGCATTTTCCTTGGATTGCCAGTCGCGGGCGGCAGCACAATCACGGCCTGCAGCATCAAAATGACCACCATTGCCGGAGATGCTCACCGAACCGGAATCACAGGCGCCATAGATCCCAAAGTTCTGGGCGTGGGCGGCAGGTGCAGCGATCGATAGGGCAGTACCACCAGCAACGAGGGCGGCGGCAGCGAAGGATTGAAGAGTCATGGGTCTGAGGGTTGTGCGTGAGTGAAGCGGTTGGGTTGTTCCCTTCCGATGAACCCAAGCTCGCTGGCTCAGCCGCTTCTTCCCTTGACCCGGCTCATGCAGCCCTGTGATGTTGATCACAGGGCTCAAAAGCAACTCAGCCCTTCAGCTTCTGATTGAGGATCTGGTTCGCCAGCTTCGGATCGGCCTTGCCGCCGGTCTTCTTCATCAGCTGCCCCACAAAGAAGCCCTGCAGCTTGGTTTTGCCGCCGCGGAAGGCCTCCACCTCTTCCGGGTGGGCCGCCAGCAACTCCTCCACGATCGCGGTGATCGCCGCCGGATCGCTGATCATGCCCAGGCCTTTGGCCTCCACGATCGCCGCTGGTGAGCCGCCCTTCTCCAGCAGCTCGGGCAGGATCTCCTTGGCGATTTTGCCGCTGATCTTGCCGCCGTCGATCAGTTGCACCATCTCCGCCAGCTGCTCGGGGCGGAAAGGCAGATCGGCATAGGAAAGCCGGTTGGCATTGACATAGGCGGCGATGTCACCGGTGATCCAGTTCGTCAGACCCTTGGCATCAGCGCCGGCGGCCACGGCAGCCTCGAAATATTCGGCCATGGGGCGCTCATCGGTCAGAACGCGGGCGTCGTATTGCGACAGGCCCAGCTCCTCGGCGTAGCGATTGCGCTTGGCGGCGGGCAGCTCAGGCAGTTCAGCGCGCCAGCCTTCCCGGCGCTCCACGCTGACCTCGATCGGGCCGAGATCGGGGTCAGGGAAGTAGCGGTAATCGCTGGCGCCTTCCTTGCCGCGCATGCTCTTGGTGAGCTGCTTGCCCTCATCCCAGAGCCGCGTTTCCTGCACCACCGGCTCGCCAGCCTCATAGGCCTTGATCTGGCGCTGGATTTCGTATTCGCAAGCCTTTTGGATCGCCGAGAAGGAGTTCATGTTCTTGATCTCCACCTTCGTGCCAAAAGGTGCGTCGGGCCCGCGGCGCACGGAGATGTTCACGTCGCAGCGCAGGGATCCTTCTTGCATGTTGCCGTCGCTCACGCCCAGGTAGCGCATGATCCGGCGAATCTCGGAGGCGTATTCCGCCGCTTCACGACCGGTGCGCAGATCGGGCTTACTCACAATCTCCGCGAGAGCCACGCCGGCGCGGTTGTAATCCACCAGCGAATGGGTGGAGCCGGCCAGGCGGTCGCTGCCGGCGTGCACCAGCTTGCCGGCGTCCTCCTCCATGTGCAGGCGTTCGATGCCGATGCGCTTGAGATAGGTGTCTTTGCCTTTTTCAGCCACTTCCACGTCGATCCAGCCGTCTTCGGCGATCGGTTCGTCGTATTGGGAGATCTGGTAGTTCTTCGGCAGATCGGGGTAGAAATATTGCTTGCGATCAAACTTGCTGTGCTCGGCGATGTTGAGGTTGAGCGCCATCGCGGCCTTCACCGCATACTCGAGCACCTTCTGGTTGAGCACAGGCAGCGTGCCGGGCAACCCGCACACCACCGGATCAATGTGGGTGTTGGGGTCATCGCCAAAGGCCGTGGAGGCACTGGTGAAGATCTTGCTGTTGGTTCCCAGCTGAACGTGGGTCTCCAGGCCGATCACGGCTTCCCAGGCGGCCTCAGCAGCCATGTGTGTTCTCCAAGCGTGGGCCGATCCTATGGAAGGGCGCCGGTGGTCATCGGCGGGGCCGGGCTGAAACACTGAGGAGCTGTCTGCAGCTGCCCGCGAGCCATGGCCGCCTCCAGCGAGTCGCCGGTGTTGATCCTGGGCGGAGGGCTGATGGGCCTGGCGGTAGCTCACCAACTGGCGCGCGCAGGCCAGGCCGTGGAAGTGCTCAGCCGGCGCCGCAGCGAAGCCGCGGGGTTCGTGGCCGCAGGGATGTTGGCGCCCCACGCGGAAGGGCTGAGCGGCGCCCTGCTGCAACTCGGCCAGCTCAGCCTGGAGCGGGTGCCGGCCTGGGTGGCCCAGATCGAAGCCGATAGCGGCCTCAGCTGCGGCCTGCGGCCCTGCGGAATCGTGGTGCCGTTCGCCACGGCTGCCGAACGGAATGTGTATCCCACCGCCGCCTGGGGGGAGGCCCTCAATCGCGAGGGGCTGGAGCGGGAGCTGCCGGGAATCGGGCCGGGTTGGCAGGCGGGCTTGCTGTTCCGCCAAGACGGGCAGATCGACAACCGCCGCCAGCTGATGCGCGCCCTGGAGCGGGCCTGCGTGGAACTGGGGGTGCGCTTCCAGGAGGGCGTGGAGGTGCTGGAGCTCCTGCAGGAGGGTGATCGCCTCAGGGGCGTGCGGGTGCGCGATGCCGCGGCCACGGTGCAAACCCTGGAGGCCGCCACCGCCGTGATCTGCAGCGGCGCCTGGAGTGCCCAACTGCTACCGCAGCTGCCCGTGTTCCCGGTGAAGGGGCAGATGCTTTCGCTGCAAGGGCCGCGCGAGGCACTGCAACGGGTGATCTTTGGCCCCGGCACCTATCTGGTGCCCAGGGAAGACGGGCTGCTGGTGGTGGGTGCCACCAGCGAACGGGAAGCCGGTTTCACCGAAGGGCTCACCCCCTTCGGCCAGCGGCAACTCCAGGCGGGGATCGAAGCGCTGCTGCCCGAAGCCAGCCAATGGCCACCGATGGAGCGCTGGTGGGGCTTCCGGCCCTGCACGCCCGATGAGGGGCCCCTGCTGGGGCCCAGTGCAGTCACCGGGCTATGGCTGGCCACCGGGCATCACCGCAATGGCGTGCTGTTGGCCGCGATCACGGCAGAACTTCTGGGGGCCTGTCTGCAGCCGGGCGGCTGCTCGCCTGCTCAACAAGCGCTGCTCAACAGCTTCCGCTGGGATCGCTTCAACGGCTAACCCCGCCGCGGCCAACTGCTGCGCAACGGTTCACCTCAGCTGCCAACCCAGTCGCGGGATCGTGTTCAGCATGGCGGCATCCCTGCAGAGCCGTTTCAACCTGCGCGATGGAGCCGCTGCCCTTCCTCAACTTGCTGGCCCTGCTCTGCATGGGCCATTTCCTGGGGGATTTCGGTCTGCAGAACGACCGCAT includes:
- the argJ gene encoding bifunctional glutamate N-acetyltransferase/amino-acid acetyltransferase ArgJ, producing MTHPWQFIPGGITAPEGFQAAGITAGLKASGKPDLSLLLAPEGAVCAGTFTTSLVRAACVDLCAERLQANGGRARAVLTNSGQANACTGDRGLIDSQRATQAMADRLGLAAEEVLICSTGVIGVPIPMDTLLAGIDPLAEALSSEGGAAAATAILTTDLIDKQIALEANLGGRTVRIGGMAKGSGMIHPNMATMLGYLSCDAGVPAEVWQAMVQRAVDRSFNAITVDGDTSTNDTYLAFAAGEPLNPEHFEALEAGLTAVSQHLAKAIARDGEGATCLLEVQVEGASDDAAARAIARTICGSSLVKCAVHGRDPNWGRIVAAAGRAGVPMDPDAVALWLGDHQLMAAGQPLPFDRPAASAYMRDRAAGTYLHDDTVLIRIQVGAGSGSGCAWGCDLSDQYVRINADYTT
- the coaE gene encoding dephospho-CoA kinase (Dephospho-CoA kinase (CoaE) performs the final step in coenzyme A biosynthesis.), which gives rise to MASSPRWNGPQRRIGLTGGIASGKSTVARWLAEQGLPVLDADVYAREALAPGSATALAVLQRYGEAVQAEGSVPSAGVLDRGALGRIVFDDPLERQWLERLVHPLVRDRFETALANLAGAPTVVLVIPLLFEAGLEALCSEIWLVDCEPAQQLQRLMARDELSPEAAEARINAQWPLERKRPMADWVIDNRSATSDLPSQLTAQLRPSTPT
- a CDS encoding FAD-dependent oxidoreductase, whose translation is MAASSESPVLILGGGLMGLAVAHQLARAGQAVEVLSRRRSEAAGFVAAGMLAPHAEGLSGALLQLGQLSLERVPAWVAQIEADSGLSCGLRPCGIVVPFATAAERNVYPTAAWGEALNREGLERELPGIGPGWQAGLLFRQDGQIDNRRQLMRALERACVELGVRFQEGVEVLELLQEGDRLRGVRVRDAAATVQTLEAATAVICSGAWSAQLLPQLPVFPVKGQMLSLQGPREALQRVIFGPGTYLVPREDGLLVVGATSEREAGFTEGLTPFGQRQLQAGIEALLPEASQWPPMERWWGFRPCTPDEGPLLGPSAVTGLWLATGHHRNGVLLAAITAELLGACLQPGGCSPAQQALLNSFRWDRFNG
- the gatB gene encoding Asp-tRNA(Asn)/Glu-tRNA(Gln) amidotransferase subunit GatB, with protein sequence MAAEAAWEAVIGLETHVQLGTNSKIFTSASTAFGDDPNTHIDPVVCGLPGTLPVLNQKVLEYAVKAAMALNLNIAEHSKFDRKQYFYPDLPKNYQISQYDEPIAEDGWIDVEVAEKGKDTYLKRIGIERLHMEEDAGKLVHAGSDRLAGSTHSLVDYNRAGVALAEIVSKPDLRTGREAAEYASEIRRIMRYLGVSDGNMQEGSLRCDVNISVRRGPDAPFGTKVEIKNMNSFSAIQKACEYEIQRQIKAYEAGEPVVQETRLWDEGKQLTKSMRGKEGASDYRYFPDPDLGPIEVSVERREGWRAELPELPAAKRNRYAEELGLSQYDARVLTDERPMAEYFEAAVAAGADAKGLTNWITGDIAAYVNANRLSYADLPFRPEQLAEMVQLIDGGKISGKIAKEILPELLEKGGSPAAIVEAKGLGMISDPAAITAIVEELLAAHPEEVEAFRGGKTKLQGFFVGQLMKKTGGKADPKLANQILNQKLKG